A single region of the Carassius auratus strain Wakin unplaced genomic scaffold, ASM336829v1 scaf_tig00216636, whole genome shotgun sequence genome encodes:
- the LOC113098755 gene encoding Ig-like V-type domain-containing protein FAM187A, producing MPRKVLAICFWAICPLLHSAYEAPEDKEDIFASRVCPAFLVFDSAAFLSDMTIELPCHCKPEETHSVVWYYQKQVGSMNTKVLTDFEGTTVVESSKVGRGSDLRSRFSIRLFSLLIFRAQKADSGHYICGTASGEFFYGYDVDVQEVRQVLFPWSVKQRTQVQEAEPLSIKAEKFQVFTRYEPWSKCDRCDVRGEQMRGGLCYVKSIYLHVRYQRESDTEAPCGSSAVPQQFGLSGSGYGAKLEVRNCHTPCPPKPTTSPERQALLKFLEFDDRSPSGVTIHFHSHPTGSDLVMTCPGAKPQYAVAWIKVQHRFTVLSIWRD from the coding sequence ATGCCAAGAAAAGTGCTGGCCATTTGTTTTTGGGCCATTTGCCCATTGTTACATTCAGCCTATGAGGCTCCCGAAGACAAGGAGGACATCTTTGCCAGCAGGGTCTGTCCTGCATTTCTTGTCTTTGACTCTGCAGCCTTCCTATCTGATATGACCATTGAACTTCCTTGTCACTGTAAACCAGAGGAGACTCATTCAGTGGTGTGGTACTATCAGAAACAAGTTGGCTCCATGAACACCAAAGTCCTCACAGACTTTGAGGGCACTACGGTGGTGGAGTCATCCAAAGTTGGCCGAGGGTCCGATCTGCGCAGTCGCTTTTCCATCCGTCTGTTTAGTCTCCTCATCTTCAGGGCGCAGAAAGCCGACTCAGGGCACTATATCTGTGGCACAGCCTCTGGTGAATTCTTCTACGGCTACGATGTGGATGTCCAGGAGGTCCGTCAAGTTTTGTTTCCTTGGAGCGTCAAACAGAGGACTCAAGTACAAGAAGCAGAGCCCCTCAGCATAAAAGCTGAAAAGTTTCAGGTGTTCACCAGGTACGAGCCGTGGTCTAAATGTGACCGCTGTGACGTCCGGGGGGAGCAGATGCGTGGAGGACTTTGTTACGTCAAAAGCATTTACCTCCATGTACGTTATCAGCGTGAATCGGACACAGAGGCCCCTTGTGGTTCCTCAGCTGTTCCCCAACAGTTTGGCCTTTCTGGTAGTGGCTACGGAGCCAAGCTTGAGGTGAGGAACTGTCACACCCCCTGTCCTCCAAAACCTACGACATCTCCAGAGAGACAAGCTCTGCTAAAGTTCCTTGAGTTTGACGATCGATCTCCTTCGGGTGTCACCATCCACTTTCATAGCCACCCCACAGGCTCTGATCTGGTCATGACCTGTCCTGGTGCCAAACCGCAGTACGCTGTGGCCTGGATAAAGGTTCAGCACCGCTTCACCGTTCTCAGTATATGGAGGGACTGA